In the genome of Apodemus sylvaticus chromosome 2, mApoSyl1.1, whole genome shotgun sequence, one region contains:
- the Ghrhr gene encoding growth hormone-releasing hormone receptor, whose product MDGLWWVARVLCLLTLWGVTLGHLHLECDFITQLRDDELACLQAAEGTNNTSLGCPGTWDGLLCWPPTGSGQWVSLPCPEFFSHFGSDTGAVKRDCTITGWSDPFPPYPVACPVPLELLTEEKSYFSTVKIIYTTGHSISIVALCVAITILVALRRLHCPRNYIHTQLFATFILKASAVFLKDAAIFQGDSTDHCSMSTILCKVSVAISHFATMTNFSWLLAEAVYLSCLLASVSPRSKPAFWWLVLAAWGLPVLCTGTWVGCKLAFEDTECWDLDASSPYWWIIKGPIVLSVGVNFGLFLNIIWILLRKLEPAQGGLHTRAQYWRLSKSTLLLIPLFGIHYIIFNFLPDSAGLDIRLPLELGLGSFQGFVVAVLYCFLNQEVRTEISRKWYGHDPELLPARRTCTAWTTPPRSRVKVLTSEC is encoded by the exons ATGGATGGCCTGTGGTGGGTGGCCCGTGTCCTCTGCTTGCTGACCCTGTGGGGAGTT ACACTGGGTCACCTCCACCTAGAATGTGACTTCATCACTCAGCTGAGAGACGATGAGCTGGCATGTCTTCAGGCAGCAGAGGGGACCAACAATACCTCCCTGG GATGCCCCGGGACCTGGGATGGGCTGCTGTGTTGGCCCCCAACAGGCTCTGGTCAGTGGGTCTCTCTCCCCTGCCCTGAATTCTTCTCTCACTTTGGCTCAGACACAG GGGCTGTGAAGAGGGACTGCACCATCACTGGCTGGTCTGATCCCTTCCCACCATACCCCGTGGCCTGCCCTGTGCCCTTGGAACTACTAACCGAGGAG aaaTCTTACTTCTCCACGGTGAAGATCATCTACACCACGGGCCACAGCATCTCCATCGTAGCCCTCTGTGTGGCTATTACCATCCTGGTCGCTCTCAG GAGGCTCCACTGCCCCAGGAACTACATCCACACGCAGCTGTTTGCCACCTTCATCCTCAAGGCCAGTGCTGTGTTCCTGAAGGATGCCGCCATCTTCCAGGGGGATAGCACGGACCACTGCAGCATGTCCACT ATCCTGTGCAAGGTCTCTGTGGCCATCTCACATTTCGCCACCATGACCAACTTCAGCTGGCTGCTGGCAGAAGCGGTCTACCTGAGCTGCCTGCTGGCTTCCGTATCCCCCAGGTCCAAACCAGCTTTCTGGTGGCTGGTCCTCGCTGCCTGGG GGCTCCCTGTGCTGTGCACTGGTACATGGGTGGGCTGCAAACTGGCTTTTGAAGACACTGA gtgctgggacctAGACGCCAGCTCCCCCTACTGGTGGATCATCAAAGGGCCCATAGTCCTCTCTGTTGGG GTGAACTTTGGGCTGTTTCTCAATATAATTTGGATCCTGCTGAGGAAGCTGGAGCCTGCACAAGGAGGCCTACATACACGGGCTCAGTACTG GCGGCTTTCCAAGTCAACACTTCTCCTTATCCCGCTGTTTGGAATCCATTACATCATCTTCAACTTCCTGCCTGACAGTGCTGGCCTTGACATCCGTCTACCCCTGGAGCTGGGATTGGGGTCCTTTCAG GGCTTTGTGGTTGCTGTCCTCTACTGCTTCCTCAATCAGGAG